A region of Pseudarthrobacter sp. NIBRBAC000502770 DNA encodes the following proteins:
- the atpD gene encoding F0F1 ATP synthase subunit beta, protein MTATATEHVAATSGATGRIARVIGPVVDVEFPADAIPSIYNALTTEITLNGETKTITFEVALHLGDNLIRAISLQATDGLVRGTGVIDTGAPISVPVGDGVKGHIFNVLGQPLDVAESELDVSERWPIHRKAPSFASLEGSTEMLETGIKVIDLLTPYIKGGKIGLFGGAGVGKTVLIQEMITRVARNFGGTSVFAGVGERTREGNDLWVEMEEAGVLKDTALVFGQMDEPPGTRLRVALSALTMAEYFRDVQNQDVLLFIDNIFRFTQAGSEVSTLLGRMPSAVGYQPNLADEMGLLQERITSTKGHSITSMQAIYVPADDYTDPAPATTFAHLDATTELSREIASRGLYPAVDPLTSTSRILDPQYIGKDHYNTAVRVKQILQKNKELQDIIAILGVDELSEEDKIVVSRARRIQQFLSQNTYTAKQFTGVEGSTVSIKDTVEGFAAICDGELDHIAEQAFFNVGGLDDVERQWAKIQEQTK, encoded by the coding sequence ATGACTGCCACTGCTACCGAACACGTAGCCGCAACGTCCGGTGCAACCGGCCGTATTGCGCGCGTAATCGGCCCGGTTGTCGACGTCGAATTCCCGGCTGACGCAATCCCGTCGATCTACAATGCCCTCACCACCGAGATCACTCTCAACGGTGAGACCAAGACCATCACCTTCGAAGTTGCGCTGCACCTCGGCGACAACCTTATCCGTGCCATCTCGCTGCAGGCGACCGACGGCCTGGTCCGCGGGACCGGCGTCATCGACACCGGTGCCCCGATCTCCGTTCCCGTAGGCGACGGCGTCAAGGGCCACATCTTCAACGTGCTGGGCCAGCCCCTGGACGTTGCCGAGTCTGAGCTGGACGTCAGCGAACGCTGGCCCATCCACCGCAAGGCCCCCAGCTTCGCTTCGCTCGAAGGCTCCACCGAGATGCTCGAGACCGGCATCAAGGTCATCGACCTCCTGACCCCCTACATCAAGGGTGGAAAGATCGGCCTCTTCGGCGGCGCCGGCGTGGGCAAGACCGTTCTGATCCAGGAAATGATCACCCGTGTTGCCCGCAACTTCGGTGGTACTTCCGTGTTCGCCGGTGTTGGCGAGCGTACCCGTGAGGGCAACGACCTCTGGGTGGAAATGGAAGAGGCAGGCGTCCTCAAGGACACCGCCCTTGTGTTCGGCCAGATGGACGAGCCGCCGGGAACGCGCCTCCGCGTGGCCCTGTCCGCTCTGACCATGGCGGAGTACTTCCGCGATGTGCAGAACCAGGACGTGCTGCTCTTCATCGACAACATCTTCCGGTTCACCCAGGCAGGTTCCGAGGTTTCCACCCTGCTGGGCCGCATGCCTTCGGCCGTGGGCTACCAGCCCAACCTGGCCGATGAGATGGGCCTCCTGCAGGAGCGCATCACCTCCACCAAGGGCCACTCCATCACCTCGATGCAGGCCATCTACGTTCCCGCAGATGACTACACCGACCCGGCCCCGGCCACCACCTTCGCGCACCTGGATGCCACCACGGAACTTTCCCGTGAAATCGCCTCCCGTGGCCTGTACCCGGCCGTGGACCCGCTGACGTCCACGTCCCGCATCCTGGATCCCCAGTACATCGGCAAGGACCACTACAACACGGCTGTCCGCGTGAAGCAGATCCTGCAGAAGAACAAGGAACTCCAGGACATCATCGCCATCCTCGGTGTCGACGAACTCTCCGAAGAGGACAAGATCGTGGTGTCGCGTGCACGCCGCATCCAGCAGTTCCTGTCGCAGAACACCTACACCGCCAAGCAGTTCACCGGCGTCGAGGGCTCCACGGTTTCCATCAAGGACACCGTGGAGGGCTTCGCAGCCATCTGCGACGGCGAGCTGGACCACATCGCGGAGCAGGCGTTCTTCAACGTCGGCGGCCTCGATGACGTTGAGCGCCAGTGGGCCAAGATCCAGGAACAGACCAAGTAA
- a CDS encoding F0F1 ATP synthase subunit B, with protein sequence MHQLIISAAAEGDVNPLVPNGWEMLVVFVGFAILFFIVVKYVVPMFEKTFAERAEAIEGGIAKAEKAQAEASAALEEYKQQLTDARTEANRIREEARAEGAQILADLKEKAAAESARITAQAHAQIESERQAAVVSLRSEVGTLATTLAGRIVGESLDDDARAARVVDRFLADLESQNAGAAK encoded by the coding sequence ATGCATCAGCTGATCATCTCAGCCGCCGCTGAAGGCGACGTCAACCCCCTTGTTCCCAATGGCTGGGAAATGCTGGTTGTCTTCGTGGGCTTTGCCATCCTCTTCTTCATCGTGGTCAAGTATGTTGTCCCGATGTTCGAGAAGACCTTCGCAGAGCGTGCCGAGGCCATCGAAGGCGGCATCGCCAAGGCTGAAAAGGCCCAGGCTGAGGCGTCTGCTGCACTCGAAGAGTACAAGCAGCAGCTGACCGACGCCCGCACCGAAGCCAACCGCATCCGTGAGGAAGCCCGCGCCGAAGGTGCCCAGATCCTCGCGGATCTCAAGGAAAAGGCAGCCGCAGAGTCTGCCCGCATCACCGCGCAGGCCCACGCACAGATCGAATCCGAGCGCCAGGCGGCCGTTGTGTCACTGCGCTCCGAGGTTGGCACCCTGGCCACCACCCTTGCCGGCCGCATCGTGGGCGAGTCCCTCGACGACGACGCACGCGCAGCACGGGTCGTGGACCGTTTCCTGGCAGATCTGGAGTCCCAGAACGCAGGTGCAGCTAAGTAA
- a CDS encoding AtpZ/AtpI family protein: MRDPKKTARAAHGKRGPHGSAEVSSDASTDGGYNAGMAVFSYIIGGIIVWSLIGWGLDYLWGTRWIVLAGALLGAVGGFYLSHMHGLTSSRKNADGRHAPSAPSQDGEDNAK, from the coding sequence ATGCGTGATCCGAAAAAAACCGCACGCGCCGCACATGGCAAGCGCGGCCCACACGGCTCCGCAGAGGTTTCTTCCGACGCATCCACCGATGGCGGCTACAACGCTGGAATGGCTGTATTCAGCTACATCATTGGCGGAATCATCGTCTGGAGTTTGATAGGGTGGGGACTGGATTATCTGTGGGGAACGCGCTGGATTGTGCTCGCAGGCGCTCTGCTTGGAGCCGTCGGAGGTTTCTACCTTTCCCACATGCATGGCCTCACCAGTTCCCGCAAAAATGCTGATGGGCGCCATGCTCCCAGCGCACCGTCCCAGGACGGAGAAGATAATGCCAAATAA
- a CDS encoding F0F1 ATP synthase subunit epsilon, whose translation MAELEVEIVAADHFVWSGAAKMVKARTSDGEIGILPGHSPLLAILAEGELAIQPVSGDRIAVDVDGGFFSVDNNRVVIVADNAQLGGSATAGIR comes from the coding sequence ATGGCTGAGCTTGAGGTTGAGATTGTCGCAGCGGACCACTTCGTGTGGTCCGGAGCGGCCAAGATGGTCAAGGCCCGCACCAGCGATGGTGAAATCGGAATCCTGCCCGGCCACTCGCCCCTGCTGGCGATCCTGGCCGAAGGTGAACTGGCAATCCAGCCGGTATCCGGGGACCGTATTGCGGTGGATGTGGACGGCGGGTTCTTCTCCGTTGACAACAACCGCGTGGTGATCGTTGCTGACAACGCCCAGCTGGGCGGCTCGGCTACCGCTGGGATCCGCTAG
- a CDS encoding WecB/TagA/CpsF family glycosyltransferase, whose product MTLERQQVPVLGVQATPLRVPELVAELGSFIAEGATRTVLGHNLHSVTLALSDDGFRRLYEESDVVLLDGAPVLWLWGRTGNADGPVMDYRLGSTDWLPALDQVQGLERIAVIGAGVEANAGAVSRLQDIVPGARVSGFPGEGWGPGLEDAAVAWLHREQPQLVLLGLGMPLQEEVMQRRLADMPPAVYCAVGGAIEQLAGVQKLAPRWLGRMGLEWAWRLLLHPRRVAYRVLGEPWVLLWLLVARRLRKSGLDR is encoded by the coding sequence ATGACGCTGGAGCGCCAGCAGGTCCCGGTCCTGGGCGTGCAGGCCACTCCGTTGCGGGTCCCCGAGCTGGTGGCGGAACTGGGCAGCTTCATAGCGGAGGGAGCCACCCGCACGGTCCTGGGCCACAACCTGCACAGCGTCACGCTGGCCTTGTCCGACGACGGCTTCCGCCGGCTCTACGAGGAAAGCGACGTGGTGCTCCTGGACGGGGCACCGGTGCTGTGGCTGTGGGGCAGGACCGGCAACGCCGACGGCCCGGTCATGGACTACCGGCTGGGGTCCACCGACTGGCTGCCGGCCCTGGACCAGGTCCAGGGGCTGGAACGGATTGCCGTGATCGGCGCCGGCGTTGAGGCGAATGCGGGGGCAGTCAGCCGGCTCCAGGACATCGTTCCCGGCGCACGCGTGTCCGGATTCCCCGGCGAAGGATGGGGCCCTGGCCTGGAAGACGCAGCCGTTGCCTGGCTGCACCGTGAACAACCACAGCTGGTCCTGCTGGGACTGGGCATGCCGCTCCAGGAGGAAGTGATGCAGCGGCGGCTCGCTGACATGCCCCCTGCTGTGTACTGCGCAGTGGGCGGTGCCATCGAACAGCTGGCGGGAGTCCAGAAGCTGGCCCCGCGGTGGCTGGGCCGCATGGGGCTGGAATGGGCATGGCGCCTGCTCCTGCATCCGCGCCGGGTCGCGTACCGCGTGCTGGGAGAGCCCTGGGTCCTGCTGTGGCTCCTGGTTGCCCGCAGGCTCAGGAAGTCCGGACTGGACAGGTAA
- a CDS encoding MraY family glycosyltransferase: MIMYLLMGLTAAIVSYAATWGARVVGHRLELHLPIRSRDMHSTPVSRLGGLAIFLGVMVALVVASQSFFVKDIYRNNFSPWGVLAGAAVIVLVGVADDLLDIRWWVKLIGQSAAGLTVAIWGVQMTIVPWVPEPIYLQDGTLRIVLTAGLIVTTMNAFNFIDGLDGLAAGVAIIGGTAFFITAYWVHRNAVLLDYSDLATLITAVLVGGCLGFLPHNFFPSKIFMGDSGAMLIGLLMASAGVVSTGQITSGLYDRANGISTVIPILLPFAVLFLPLLDLGLAVVRRTARGRSPWSADRGHLHHKLLDIGYSHRTAVILMYLWTAVLSFGGLAFAVFPWHIVLAVDIFATLVMGLVTAWPYLSRGSSETTA; this comes from the coding sequence ATGATCATGTACCTGCTCATGGGCCTCACCGCCGCCATCGTCTCCTACGCGGCCACGTGGGGCGCCCGCGTCGTGGGGCACAGGCTCGAGCTGCACCTGCCCATCCGCAGCCGGGATATGCACTCCACGCCCGTGTCCAGGCTGGGCGGCCTGGCCATTTTCCTGGGCGTTATGGTGGCGCTGGTTGTGGCCAGCCAGTCCTTCTTCGTCAAGGACATTTACCGGAACAACTTTTCGCCGTGGGGCGTGCTGGCAGGGGCGGCCGTGATCGTCCTGGTCGGTGTGGCTGACGACCTGTTGGACATCCGCTGGTGGGTGAAGCTGATCGGCCAAAGTGCTGCCGGCCTCACAGTGGCGATCTGGGGCGTCCAGATGACCATCGTCCCCTGGGTGCCGGAGCCGATCTACCTCCAGGACGGAACGCTGCGGATAGTGCTGACCGCCGGGCTGATCGTCACCACCATGAACGCTTTCAACTTCATCGACGGGCTGGACGGCCTGGCTGCGGGCGTTGCCATCATCGGCGGCACGGCGTTCTTCATCACGGCATACTGGGTCCACCGCAACGCGGTGCTGCTGGATTATTCGGACCTGGCAACCCTCATAACCGCGGTCCTCGTGGGCGGGTGCCTGGGCTTCCTGCCGCACAACTTCTTTCCCTCGAAGATCTTCATGGGCGACTCCGGTGCCATGCTGATCGGGCTCCTCATGGCGTCGGCCGGCGTAGTGTCGACGGGGCAGATTACCTCCGGGCTCTACGACCGCGCCAACGGTATTTCCACCGTCATTCCCATCCTGCTTCCCTTCGCTGTCCTGTTCCTCCCGCTGCTGGACCTTGGACTGGCCGTCGTTCGCCGGACGGCACGCGGCCGGTCGCCCTGGTCCGCAGACCGCGGACACCTGCACCACAAACTGCTGGACATCGGCTATTCGCACCGCACTGCCGTAATCTTGATGTACCTCTGGACCGCCGTGCTCTCCTTCGGCGGTCTGGCGTTCGCCGTCTTCCCCTGGCACATTGTGCTTGCCGTGGACATCTTTGCCACGCTGGTCATGGGACTGGTGACCGCCTGGCCCTACCTGTCCCGCGGCAGTAGCGAAACCACGGCGTAA
- the atpA gene encoding F0F1 ATP synthase subunit alpha — protein sequence MAELTINADDVRNALNEFAASYEPGNAERVEVGRVTTAGDGIARVEGLPSVMANELLRFEDGTLGLAQNLDVREIGVIILGDFQGIEEGQEVHRTGQVLSVPVGDAFLGRVVDPLGQPMDDLGEIKAETTRALELQAPGVTQRKSVHEPMQTGLKAIDAMIPIGRGQRQLIIGDRQTGKSAIAIDTIINQKANWASGDVTKQVRCIYVAIGQKASTIAAIRQTLEDNGALEYTTIVASPASDPAGFKYLAPYAGSAIGQHWMYGGKHVLIVFDDLSKQAEAYRAVSLLLRRPPGREAYPGDVFYLHSRLLERCAKLSDELGAGSMTGLPLIETKANDVSAYIPTNVISITDGQIFLQSDLFNANQRPAVDVGVSVSRVGGAAQVKSMKKVSGTLKLDLAQYRDMQAFAMFASDLDAASRQQLTRGARLMELLKQGQYSPFPVEDQVVSIWAGTNGYLDDVPVEDISRFEAEFLEHLRHKSSILTTLAQTNVLDDDTVAALKSSIVDFKKGFFGEGDNHLVGAGHEEHDAISEGEVDQEKIVKQKR from the coding sequence ATGGCCGAATTGACCATCAACGCCGACGACGTCCGTAATGCGTTGAACGAGTTCGCGGCGTCCTACGAACCCGGAAACGCAGAGCGCGTAGAGGTTGGCCGTGTAACGACCGCAGGTGACGGCATCGCCCGTGTTGAGGGCCTTCCCTCGGTCATGGCGAATGAGCTTCTTCGCTTCGAAGACGGCACGCTGGGCCTGGCCCAGAACCTTGACGTCCGCGAGATCGGTGTCATTATCCTCGGTGACTTCCAGGGCATCGAAGAAGGCCAGGAAGTGCACCGGACCGGTCAGGTTTTGTCCGTTCCGGTTGGCGACGCCTTCCTTGGCCGTGTAGTTGACCCCTTGGGCCAGCCCATGGACGACCTTGGCGAGATCAAGGCGGAGACCACCCGCGCGCTGGAGCTGCAGGCTCCGGGCGTGACCCAGCGCAAGTCGGTGCACGAGCCGATGCAGACCGGCCTCAAGGCCATTGACGCGATGATCCCGATCGGCCGCGGCCAGCGCCAGCTGATCATTGGCGACCGCCAGACCGGCAAGTCGGCCATTGCGATCGACACCATCATCAACCAGAAGGCCAACTGGGCTTCAGGCGATGTCACCAAGCAGGTGCGCTGCATCTACGTTGCCATTGGCCAGAAGGCGTCCACCATCGCCGCCATCCGCCAGACCCTCGAGGACAACGGCGCGCTGGAGTACACCACCATCGTGGCCTCTCCTGCGTCCGACCCCGCAGGCTTCAAGTACCTGGCACCGTATGCAGGCTCGGCTATCGGCCAGCACTGGATGTACGGCGGCAAGCACGTCCTGATCGTGTTTGATGACCTGTCCAAGCAGGCCGAGGCATACCGCGCCGTGTCGCTGCTGCTCCGCCGCCCGCCGGGACGCGAAGCCTACCCGGGCGACGTCTTCTACCTGCACTCCCGCCTGCTGGAGCGTTGTGCCAAGCTCTCCGACGAGCTCGGTGCCGGTTCCATGACGGGCCTGCCGCTGATCGAGACCAAGGCGAACGACGTGTCCGCCTACATCCCGACCAACGTCATCTCCATCACCGATGGCCAGATCTTCCTGCAGTCGGACCTCTTCAACGCCAACCAGCGCCCCGCTGTTGACGTGGGTGTCTCGGTGTCCCGCGTTGGCGGTGCCGCCCAGGTCAAGTCCATGAAGAAGGTCTCCGGTACTTTGAAGCTGGACCTGGCCCAGTACCGCGACATGCAGGCGTTCGCGATGTTCGCATCCGACCTGGACGCAGCATCCCGCCAGCAGCTGACCCGTGGCGCCCGCCTGATGGAACTGCTCAAGCAGGGCCAGTACTCGCCGTTCCCGGTCGAGGACCAGGTCGTCTCCATCTGGGCCGGCACCAACGGCTACCTGGATGACGTTCCCGTCGAGGACATCAGCCGCTTCGAGGCTGAGTTCCTGGAGCACCTGCGCCACAAGTCCTCGATCCTGACCACGCTGGCCCAGACCAACGTGCTGGACGACGACACCGTTGCTGCCCTCAAGTCCTCCATCGTGGACTTCAAGAAGGGCTTCTTCGGCGAGGGTGACAACCACCTGGTAGGCGCCGGCCACGAGGAGCATGACGCTATCTCCGAGGGCGAAGTCGACCAGGAAAAGATCGTCAAGCAGAAGCGCTAG
- a CDS encoding F0F1 ATP synthase subunit gamma codes for MGAQIRVYRQKISSTTSMRKIFKAMELIATSRIGKARARVAASLPYANAITRAVSAVASQSEIDHPLTTEPEQIRRAAVLVITSDRGLAGSYSASVLKQAEGLFELLHDEGKEVKTYLVGRKAQAYFDFRNREYSRVWTGGTDAPEFATAREIGEALLADFATDFEEGGVDEIHVVYTRFKSMVTQEPTVIRLLPLEVVEEQAASESDLLPLYEFEPETERVLDALLPRYIESRIFAAMLQAAASELAARQRAMKSAGDNATDLIKKYTRLRNTARQAEITQELSEIVAGADALAS; via the coding sequence ATGGGAGCCCAGATCCGGGTCTACCGCCAGAAGATCAGCTCGACCACGTCGATGCGCAAGATCTTCAAAGCGATGGAACTGATCGCTACCTCGCGCATCGGGAAGGCCCGTGCGCGCGTAGCAGCTTCACTGCCTTACGCGAACGCGATCACGCGCGCCGTTTCTGCTGTCGCCAGCCAAAGCGAAATCGACCACCCGCTGACCACTGAGCCGGAGCAGATCCGCCGTGCCGCCGTCCTGGTAATTACCTCGGACCGTGGCCTGGCAGGTTCCTACTCCGCGAGTGTGCTCAAGCAGGCGGAAGGTCTCTTCGAGCTGCTCCACGACGAAGGCAAGGAAGTCAAAACCTACCTCGTGGGCCGCAAGGCGCAAGCGTACTTCGATTTCCGGAACCGCGAGTACTCGCGGGTCTGGACCGGAGGAACCGACGCTCCAGAGTTCGCCACCGCCCGTGAAATCGGCGAAGCGCTGCTGGCAGACTTCGCAACCGACTTCGAAGAGGGCGGCGTGGACGAAATCCATGTTGTCTACACCCGCTTCAAGTCCATGGTTACGCAGGAGCCGACGGTCATCCGCCTGCTTCCGCTGGAAGTAGTGGAAGAACAGGCTGCTTCCGAATCGGATCTCCTGCCGCTGTACGAGTTCGAGCCGGAAACTGAGCGTGTCCTTGACGCCCTGCTCCCGCGTTACATCGAATCCCGTATCTTCGCAGCCATGCTGCAGGCGGCGGCGTCCGAGCTTGCCGCCCGCCAGCGGGCGATGAAGTCCGCAGGCGACAACGCAACGGACCTGATCAAGAAGTACACGCGCCTGCGCAACACGGCCCGCCAGGCCGAAATTACGCAGGAGCTTTCTGAGATTGTTGCAGGTGCCGACGCTCTCGCGTCCTAG
- a CDS encoding glycosyltransferase, whose protein sequence is MTPRIAVAAVTFDRPKELSVLLDAINAQSCHVDTICLVDSGTTPAADVAATHPNVDYVRSEANLGGAGGFALAALKAVASGARWIWMMDDDAEPVDPECLATLLREAEARDLEAVVPLVTAPGHPDRLSFFFRLDGKVTHDRAEVEKLGFLPDDGHFFNGALIRSDVFFKVGLPDMRLFIRGDEVDFTIRLRKAGIRFGTVTTTAITHPHAFGETQHVYGARWHVIVPDSAFKRFYYYRNRGYLIRRYFRVRSFVADVGGYLGYFLQRRDLPGFLGWARSFTTGLRGKGFAPLEDQKF, encoded by the coding sequence ATGACCCCCCGCATTGCGGTTGCCGCCGTGACGTTCGACCGGCCCAAGGAACTGTCCGTCCTGCTGGACGCGATCAACGCCCAGAGTTGCCATGTCGACACGATCTGCCTGGTGGACAGCGGCACCACCCCGGCCGCGGATGTGGCGGCGACCCATCCCAACGTGGACTATGTCCGCTCTGAAGCCAACCTGGGCGGCGCCGGCGGGTTCGCGCTGGCCGCCCTCAAGGCAGTGGCCAGCGGTGCCCGCTGGATCTGGATGATGGACGACGACGCCGAGCCGGTAGATCCGGAATGCCTCGCCACGCTGCTTCGAGAGGCTGAAGCACGCGACCTGGAGGCCGTGGTCCCCTTGGTCACGGCGCCCGGCCATCCGGACCGGCTGTCCTTCTTCTTCCGCCTGGACGGCAAGGTCACGCACGACCGGGCGGAGGTGGAGAAACTCGGATTCCTGCCGGACGATGGGCACTTCTTCAACGGTGCACTGATCCGCTCGGACGTGTTCTTCAAGGTGGGCCTGCCGGACATGCGGCTGTTCATCCGCGGCGATGAAGTTGATTTCACCATCCGGCTGCGGAAGGCCGGGATCCGCTTCGGCACCGTCACCACCACCGCCATCACGCATCCGCACGCCTTCGGGGAAACACAGCATGTCTACGGCGCACGCTGGCACGTGATCGTCCCGGACTCCGCCTTCAAGCGCTTCTACTACTACCGGAACCGCGGCTACCTCATCCGCCGCTACTTCAGGGTGCGCTCCTTCGTGGCCGACGTGGGCGGCTACCTGGGCTACTTCCTGCAGCGCCGGGACCTACCGGGCTTCCTGGGGTGGGCGCGGTCGTTCACCACCGGGCTGCGCGGCAAGGGCTTCGCCCCGCTCGAAGACCAAAAGTTCTAG
- the atpE gene encoding ATP synthase F0 subunit C: MEGSINGSLNLIGYGLSAIGGGIGVGLVFAAYINGVARQPEAQRVLQPIAFLGLALTEALAILGLVFAFVLK; the protein is encoded by the coding sequence ATGGAAGGCTCCATCAACGGCTCCCTCAACCTCATCGGCTATGGCCTCTCGGCTATCGGCGGTGGTATCGGTGTGGGTCTCGTGTTCGCTGCCTACATCAACGGCGTTGCGCGCCAGCCGGAAGCCCAGCGCGTCCTGCAGCCGATCGCATTCCTCGGCCTGGCCCTGACCGAAGCACTCGCCATCCTGGGCCTGGTCTTCGCTTTCGTTCTCAAGTAA
- the atpB gene encoding F0F1 ATP synthase subunit A produces MIALALPAQDSGEFTPPGINEMHLPAILPWGAAEGFSKQMLLVLLSVVFIAVFFVLAARKQQLVPGKLQFAGEAAYGFVRNGIAKDIIGGRDFIKYVPLLFSLFFFILVNNIYGAIPVFQLPTFSHVGGAYVLAGLVYITWIAIGVKKNGIRYFKLATVPSGVPWYILPIVIPIEIISNFVVRPVTHSLRLFATMLAGHLIVMIAGSGIEYLIMQENFLLKGTSVLVLAGAIAMYMLEALIMVLQAYVFTLLTAIYIEGALHADSH; encoded by the coding sequence TTGATCGCGCTTGCGCTCCCGGCCCAAGATTCAGGAGAGTTCACTCCTCCTGGTATTAACGAAATGCATTTGCCGGCAATCCTGCCGTGGGGTGCCGCAGAAGGATTCTCCAAGCAGATGCTGCTGGTCCTCCTCTCTGTCGTCTTTATCGCCGTCTTCTTCGTGCTCGCAGCACGCAAGCAGCAGCTGGTACCCGGCAAGCTCCAGTTCGCCGGCGAAGCCGCCTACGGCTTCGTCCGCAACGGCATCGCCAAGGACATCATCGGCGGCCGGGACTTCATCAAGTACGTCCCCCTGCTGTTCAGCCTGTTCTTCTTCATCCTGGTCAACAACATCTACGGCGCCATTCCGGTGTTCCAGCTCCCCACGTTCTCGCACGTGGGTGGAGCGTACGTGCTGGCCGGCCTGGTGTACATCACCTGGATCGCCATCGGCGTCAAGAAGAACGGCATCCGCTACTTCAAGCTGGCCACCGTTCCCTCGGGCGTGCCGTGGTACATCCTGCCGATCGTTATCCCGATCGAAATCATCTCCAACTTCGTTGTCCGGCCCGTCACGCACAGCCTCCGTCTGTTCGCGACCATGCTCGCCGGCCACCTGATCGTGATGATCGCCGGTTCCGGCATCGAGTACCTGATCATGCAGGAGAACTTCCTGCTGAAGGGCACCTCGGTCCTGGTCCTTGCCGGTGCCATCGCCATGTACATGCTTGAAGCCCTGATCATGGTCCTGCAGGCTTATGTCTTCACGCTGCTGACCGCGATCTACATCGAAGGTGCACTGCACGCCGACAGCCACTAG
- a CDS encoding F0F1 ATP synthase subunit delta: protein MAGVSSESLATALAALEAKLPTASLQLAKELFGILGMVDSSAGLRRALTDPSRSGDEKSALVRQLVSGKVSADAAEIAGGLASSRWASARDIGDALETLAATVVISVAENKSAVSASGITGLEELENDLFSFNQAVASSHEVQRALSEPQASAAAKAALAGKLVPGVSEEAKVLISQAVSQPRGIKPTRLVERFAELAAKRQQRWIATVSVTRPLSQTQLERLQAGLNALYGRELKVNINVDPALIGGIRVQVGDEVLDASVLTRLGELQRQLAG, encoded by the coding sequence ATGGCAGGCGTATCGAGCGAATCGCTGGCAACAGCCCTTGCCGCTTTGGAAGCCAAGCTTCCTACGGCGTCGCTGCAGCTGGCAAAGGAACTCTTCGGAATTCTGGGAATGGTGGACAGCTCGGCTGGCTTGCGCCGTGCCCTGACTGACCCCTCCCGCAGCGGTGACGAAAAGTCGGCGCTGGTGAGGCAGCTGGTTAGCGGAAAAGTCTCCGCTGATGCTGCTGAGATCGCGGGCGGACTGGCCAGCTCACGCTGGGCATCGGCGCGTGACATCGGCGATGCACTCGAGACTCTTGCCGCAACGGTGGTCATTTCCGTTGCCGAAAACAAGTCGGCCGTTTCTGCCTCCGGAATCACTGGCCTGGAAGAGCTGGAAAACGATCTGTTTTCCTTCAACCAGGCTGTTGCCTCCAGCCACGAGGTACAACGTGCTCTGTCCGAACCGCAGGCAAGTGCCGCAGCGAAGGCTGCCCTTGCCGGGAAACTGGTACCCGGTGTGAGCGAGGAAGCAAAAGTCCTCATCAGCCAGGCAGTCAGCCAGCCCCGCGGTATCAAGCCCACCAGGCTTGTGGAGCGGTTCGCCGAGCTGGCGGCCAAGCGGCAGCAGCGCTGGATTGCAACGGTCAGCGTAACCCGCCCGTTGTCGCAGACGCAGCTGGAACGCCTCCAGGCAGGCCTGAATGCACTGTACGGGCGGGAATTGAAGGTCAACATCAACGTTGACCCCGCGCTCATTGGCGGAATCCGTGTCCAGGTGGGTGACGAAGTGCTCGACGCTTCCGTCCTTACCCGGCTGGGTGAGCTGCAACGCCAGCTGGCCGGCTAG
- a CDS encoding DUF2550 domain-containing protein has translation MDAPGISFIALAIVFGLLIFALCLSGVRRFNLRRALGTVDASICVAGNSWQMGVCRYQDNDLEWFRLISLSVRPKYTFKRSSLELLGRRKPTAAEAVKVQPDVVIVELRYEGQDLHFAMKFDAYTGLSSWLEAGPVIGVGTWR, from the coding sequence ATGGACGCACCGGGTATTTCGTTCATCGCACTGGCAATCGTTTTCGGATTGCTGATATTTGCACTGTGCCTTTCGGGGGTGCGCCGCTTCAACCTGCGGCGTGCCCTCGGCACGGTGGACGCCTCCATTTGCGTAGCTGGGAACAGCTGGCAGATGGGGGTTTGTCGTTATCAGGACAATGACCTTGAGTGGTTCAGGCTCATCTCCCTGAGCGTCCGGCCCAAATACACGTTCAAGCGCAGTTCCCTCGAGCTGCTGGGACGCAGGAAACCGACCGCAGCCGAGGCTGTCAAAGTCCAGCCCGACGTGGTGATCGTCGAACTCCGCTACGAGGGGCAGGACCTGCACTTCGCCATGAAATTCGACGCCTATACGGGTCTTTCGTCCTGGCTGGAAGCAGGCCCGGTCATCGGCGTGGGGACCTGGCGCTAG